One Alkalibaculum bacchi DNA segment encodes these proteins:
- a CDS encoding sensor histidine kinase, giving the protein MVKKGTQVYHMQMDEMIIFYPEQQQVLEESFEYYITEMKIITLHFWLFLIAVSIMSFSLCYCIQISKDRKKKCENKNDLKRISEQLEQFKKGNYRLVPSLISMESHNNKTNEWMKIEDLLRELGYYFTTLREQLDREENGTKSLITDISHQLKTPLSSLRMSHELAQEAELTHEERRQFLLMEEQEINKLEILLEELVHLSRLENHMIEIKPELSGIKKTLSEAINQVYMKAYSKDIKIQIDIKNDVNVKHDPKWTVEAISNVLDNAIKYSNAGSCVSIGVHKLPNLVMIDIEDEGMGIPTEELHRIFQRFYRGKSASSQVKEGAGIGLYLTRKIIDEQGGMIVAKRKLHNGTIFRITLPI; this is encoded by the coding sequence ATGGTGAAAAAAGGAACCCAGGTTTATCATATGCAGATGGATGAAATGATTATATTTTACCCGGAACAGCAGCAGGTGTTAGAGGAAAGCTTTGAATATTACATAACAGAAATGAAAATCATTACTTTACATTTCTGGTTGTTTCTTATAGCTGTATCTATTATGTCATTTAGTTTGTGTTATTGCATCCAAATAAGTAAAGACAGAAAAAAGAAGTGCGAAAACAAAAATGATTTAAAACGAATATCGGAACAGCTAGAGCAATTCAAAAAGGGGAATTATCGACTGGTTCCATCTCTTATTAGTATGGAAAGCCATAATAACAAAACGAATGAGTGGATGAAGATTGAGGATTTGCTTCGAGAGCTAGGGTATTATTTTACAACATTAAGAGAGCAATTGGACAGAGAAGAAAATGGTACGAAGTCGCTGATTACAGATATTTCTCATCAATTAAAAACACCGCTTTCATCACTTAGAATGAGCCATGAACTTGCTCAAGAGGCAGAATTAACACACGAAGAACGGCGGCAATTTCTATTGATGGAAGAACAGGAAATAAATAAACTGGAAATCTTGCTGGAAGAATTGGTTCATTTGTCTAGGTTGGAAAACCATATGATTGAAATCAAACCGGAGCTTTCTGGTATTAAAAAGACTTTATCTGAAGCTATAAATCAAGTATATATGAAAGCTTATAGCAAGGATATAAAAATACAGATTGATATAAAAAATGATGTAAATGTTAAACACGATCCAAAATGGACAGTGGAGGCAATTTCAAATGTTTTAGATAATGCGATTAAATACTCCAATGCAGGTTCATGTGTATCTATTGGTGTTCATAAATTGCCGAACTTAGTGATGATAGATATAGAAGATGAAGGTATGGGAATTCCAACAGAAGAACTACACAGAATCTTTCAGCGCTTTTACCGTGGTAAAAGTGCAAGTAGCCAAGTAAAAGAAGGAGCTGGAATTGGGCTTTATCTGACCAGAAAAATAATAGATGAGCAAGGTGGTATGATTGTAGCTAAAAGAAAGTTGCACAATGGTACAATCTTTCGAATTACTTTGCCTATATAG
- a CDS encoding ABC transporter ATP-binding protein — translation MNTIVKIENLVKYYQTGETLVKAVDHTNLEIERGKFTAIVGRSGSGKSTLLHLIGGLDRPDSGRVIIEEQDIYSLKGDQLAKYRRKKIGFVFQDYNLIPSLTVWENVVLPLGLDGRKVNGNEIMSILEKIGLSDKKDAKPNTLSGGQKQRTAIARALASTPAIILADEPTGNLDSQTELEVMNLLKKCVKEYGQTLVMITHDETIAQMADVVILIEDGRVVSCS, via the coding sequence TTGAATACAATAGTAAAAATAGAAAATTTAGTAAAATATTATCAAACAGGAGAAACATTGGTTAAGGCAGTAGATCATACGAATTTGGAAATTGAGCGGGGAAAATTTACTGCTATAGTTGGGCGTTCTGGTTCAGGAAAATCCACGTTGCTCCACTTAATTGGTGGATTGGATCGTCCGGACTCGGGGAGGGTTATCATTGAGGAACAAGATATCTATTCTTTGAAAGGGGATCAGCTTGCAAAGTATCGTAGAAAGAAAATTGGTTTCGTTTTCCAGGACTATAATCTAATTCCATCGCTGACCGTATGGGAAAATGTAGTGCTTCCACTTGGTCTGGATGGCAGAAAGGTTAATGGAAATGAAATAATGAGTATCTTAGAAAAAATAGGACTTTCTGATAAGAAGGATGCAAAGCCTAATACCTTATCAGGTGGGCAAAAACAGCGGACAGCAATTGCCAGAGCCCTTGCTTCAACTCCTGCAATTATATTAGCAGATGAACCTACGGGAAACCTGGATTCACAGACGGAATTAGAGGTAATGAACTTGCTGAAAAAATGTGTAAAAGAATATGGACAGACGCTAGTTATGATCACACATGATGAGACCATTGCTCAGATGGCAGATGTTGTGATTTTAATAGAAGACGGCAGGGTGGTGAGCTGCTCATGA